The Penaeus monodon isolate SGIC_2016 chromosome 17, NSTDA_Pmon_1, whole genome shotgun sequence genome contains the following window.
tgaaaataaaatgcacagaacatgctcggggggggggggctgttgatAGCAATATGGTGCAACTTCAGAGCCCTTCCATATCGGGTCGTACCCTTTCCAGCAACAGGTCTTGTGCAACGACCTCTGCTTGCAACACAATGGACGAGCAACACGTACCCTAGAGAGAAGGTCGTTGTGATTGCCCTCgcgaaatggggggagggaggggtgagggggagggggaagaatgaagggaaaagggggaattgggggaaagaatgaaaggtaggaaaggaggaaggggaggaatgggaaaaaaaaggacggaaaggaaagagagaagaaagcgaagtagaggagaaaggagataaaagggtgggaggaggtaaaacggtaaataaaaagagaatgggaaaagacaaaagaacggggaaaaggaaaaaagaaaaagcggaaaatgaatatgaaaacgaCGGCGTCTGCTTGTTTCATCATGTGCCAGACGCGAACCGCCTCACACCCCGTCACTTGCCACGCGTTTGTCATGCTCCCGTTACGTGTCATGATCGCGTCACAGATATTTGCTATGTGTCACAGGCCTCCCGTGGCGCCCTGGTGCTATGAACGTCACGAGGGAAATATCACGAATATCCAATGACGTAGAAATAGAAAATTGATAAGAGactaatgaatatatgaaattcaTCGAGGGATATTAATGAATGTATCTGTAAACAGCATAGAATAAGTTATGTGATCacaaaaaaaatgagtaaatatatgtgtatatgtatatatatttttttcttttatatgcatatactatatatattctatatatatatatatatatatatatatatatatatatatatatatgtatatatatatatatatatatatatatatatatatatatgtatatatatatgtatatgtatatatatatatatatatatatatatatatatatatatatatatagtatatgtatatatatatatatatatatatatatatatatatatatatatatatatatatatatatgtgtgtgtgtgtgtgtgtgtgtgtgtgtgtgtgtgtgtgtgtgtgtgtgtgtgtgtatactttacaTGTACTCTTTTTTTGAAGATCATATACATAGTAATCGTTCGAATCACGTAAATCTTTACAAAATGTTCACCGAACTCCCTCCAATTTGCTTGCCCCGAGGGTCtgattttctgttttcgtttGGGAGACGTAAAAAGCGAAATGGTTTAGGGAAAACAGCGAGTACATCCGACGTATCTGGCTGTAAAGCAGCGGGGCAGACCTGCGGCGGCGTTCAGGTCAGGTGAGGCCGAATCAGCGAATTCGTGGCCCTAAATTTTATAGTGTTGAGGGCAGGTACCTTCCCCGCCAGCCTTTGTGTTCGCGTTCATTTTCGCAAAATGAGGTTATTCCGTTTTATGCAAGAGGCTTTTCATAGGATAGGATAGGccgtggggagaggggagtgtgaTGTCGATGGAGTGCTGTTCGAAGCAATTTCCAAACGGGTTCCGGGAATAGCGTTGACGTTGTTTCGCCGTCGAGATTCGAAGCTCCGGGACGCGCTTCGTGAGACACGGCACGGGTTCAGATCGAAAGTGCCAGTGTACGTGACGTCCGCAGCGCATACATATCAGTAAAATATGAACACTGCCCTAGGAGGGGAAAAGCAGGGAAGAGACAGAcgggaaaagcgaaagagagagagaaagggactgacagagaacgagacagagagacggcGAAGGAGACATGTTGACGCTGCTGTGAACGCGTCGGCTCGGTCGCCCGGGTCGGAGGAGCAACGACCGCAAGTGAAATTACTGGCTTGGGCGTCGAGGGCTGTGTCAATATTTCCGcacaggcgaaggaggaggaagaggaggaggacgagcgaaggcggaggagaaggaggaggagaagaagaagaagatgaagatgaagatgaagatgaagatgaagatgaagaagaagaagaagaagaagaagaagaagaagaagaagaagaagaagaagaagaagaagtagaagtagaagtagaagtagaagaagaagaagaagaagaagaagaagaagaagaagaagaagaagaagaagaagaagaagaagaaggaggaggaggaggataggagaagaaggaagataggggggagaaagaggggcggGCGGTCAACACAGCACCTGAAGATgtaatgtgcgtgcgtgcgtgcgtctgcgtAGCCTGGCGCGTTACTCGGGCCAGCGGGATTGGCGTGTGATGAACCTAGGTGTTTGTGGATCGCGAGGAAGTGATGAATAATGAATGGGATTCGGCATCTCGATCGCGCTCGTCTTTCCGGGAAATCGTGAAGGTGAACGATCGGAGGGCGCCCTTGGGAagcgagggcggaggaggaggaggaggagggggtgctcGCCGACGGAAATAGATCCTGGGTTCGGCCAAGGGCTGGAGGAGGAACTGCTATAGACCTTGGCTTTGAGTAAGGGTGGTACTTTATCACaatcattgtcgttattagcgtttgtattatttacttttgttattattgttataagcattgtgtgtgggtgttagaaaaacccacaatgtaaaaattagatttatggaaaatgagactgcagtttcggaatccacctggattccatctgcaggacctggagatggaatccaggtggatttcgaaactgtatcaacacggaagagtgttttatcatccatatgtgtgtgtgtgtgtgtgggtgtgggtgggtgtgggtgtatgtgtgtgagagtatgtgtgtgggtgtgggtgtgtgtatatatttatcacctTCATTgtctttcattccctccttcatcatcactctctcctctctcccacccttcgccCTAACACAAATACGAATGCATAGagtcaaagagaaaataaaaggttttgttattattattattattatttaattgtttccAGTACTATGACTCTTTATTCTGATGTAAAACAAAGCGAAAATTAATGGTATAgacatttttgtcatcatcaccatcagcattaccatcatcatcataatcatcacgatTTCTACTATTCCTCTttagcaataataaagaaaaaagagaaaaaatatatataatcaattattataaaaatcaaaccaaagtgctaacccccacccccccctcttcttcttcccctccttcaggTATATGTTCTTGGCGATCTACTCGGCGGAGATGATGATCAAGACAGTAGCCAAGGGATTCATCCTGAACAAGTACACATACCTACGCAACCCGTGGAATTGGCTGGACTTCGTGGTGATTGTGTCCGGTTACGTCACCACCGTCATAGAGCTGGGCGATATGGACGTCCAGCTGGGGAATCTCGCGGGACTTCGGACCTTCCGTGTCCTGCGGGCGCTCAAGACGGTGTCTATCATGCCTGGTGAGTGGGCGGAGCTTCGagtcgtgttttttattttttattttattttatttttttaggagtTAATGATTGTGTTTtgaatatgatgtttttttttttaagatgataaGTGATGGGGTTTGTTTTGATTGCGATGTTTTCTTTAAGATAATTAGTGATGGGGTCTGTTTTTAGTCGATGTTTTTAAGataatcagtgttttttttaatgataaatgagAGGGTTTGTTTTGATTCGATGTTTTTAAGATAATAAGTGAGAGTTTGTTTTGATACGACGTTTTTTAAGATAATTAGTGATGGTTTTGTTTTGATTCGATGTTTTTAAGATAAGTGATTGATTGGGTTTGTTTTGATTCAGTGTTTTTAAGTTTTAAGAAAATAAGTACTGGGATTCGTCTTAATTTGGATATTTTTAAGATGATTAGTGATGGGATCTGtttagattatgttttttttttttttttttttttcaagataataAGTGAGAAGGTTTGTTTTGATTGCGACACTGTTTGGTATTTGTTcgtgctgttttttttgttgttgttgctgttttgtaatttatttatacattttttgaggggtattcatacttttttttttttttttttttttttttttttttgtgtgtgtgtgtgtgtgtgtgtgtgtgtgtgtgtgtgtgtgtgtgtgtgtgtgtgtgtgtgtgtgtgtgtgtgtgtgtgaattatactCCGTTTTCTGTTCATGGTGTTTAGTTGTTGTCACTGCTGTTGTAATCggataggcctatatatatcgTCCGCTTCCTCGGCTGATTGACAGGTAGGCCTATTTGGAAGATTATTTAAACGAAAACATTCATCACGATTGGTTAGAATGACTGTGAAGCATTTTTTCAGAATTGAAGGTAGGGAGACGTGAAGAAAGattacgaaaagagaaagaaaaactgaaagaaaatttagatgaggaagggaataggtatatatatagataaatagatagataaagagacacagatagatagataaataaatagacatagatagatagatggacagacaaataaataaatagacgaaATCCTTCGTCGAACACGCGATAGGAA
Protein-coding sequences here:
- the LOC119583747 gene encoding sodium channel protein 60E-like (The sequence of the model RefSeq protein was modified relative to this genomic sequence to represent the inferred CDS: added 12 bases not found in genome assembly), coding for MATILLNCVFLAMTETVDEAEYMFLAIYSAEMMIKTVAKGFILNKYTYLRNPWNWLDFVVIVSGYVTTVIELGDMDVQLGNLAGLRTFRVLRALKTVSIMPGEWAELRVVFFIFYFILFF